In Notamacropus eugenii isolate mMacEug1 chromosome 1, mMacEug1.pri_v2, whole genome shotgun sequence, one genomic interval encodes:
- the TMEM150A gene encoding transmembrane protein 150A isoform X2, with the protein MTAWVILPVSLSAFSITGIWIVYAMALMNHHVCPVENWSYNESCSTDPDIQGGPKSCCTLEDIPLISKCGTYPPESCLFSLIGNMGAFMVALICLLRYGQLLEQSHRSWVNTMALITGCFNAAGLVVVGNFQVDHAKSLHYIGAGVAFPAGLLFVCLHCALSYHGAAAPLDFAMAHFRAVLAVIAFVALVLSGIFFIHESSQLQHVAALAEWVFVMDILIFYGTFSYEFGAVSTDTLVAAFQPAPSRACKSPGSSSTSTHLNCTPESIAMI; encoded by the exons ATGACCGCCTGGGTCATCCTTCCTGTCAGCCTCTCAGCTTTCTCCATCACTGGCATATGGATTGT GTATGCCATGGCATTGATGAACCACCATGTGTGTCCTGTGGAGAACTG GTCCTACAATGAGTCCTGCTCCACTGACCCCGACATACAGGGTGGTCCCAAGAGCTGCTGTACACTGGAGGACATTCCCCTCATCAG TAAATGTGGCACATACCCCCCTGAGAGCTGCCTCTTCAGCCTCATAGGCAACATGGGTGCTTTCATGG TGGCACTGATCTGCCTTCTCCGTTATGGCCAGCTGCTGGAGCAGAGTCACCGGTCCTGGGTTAACACCATGGCTCTCATCACCGGCTGTTTCAATGCTGCTGGCCTGGTTGTTGTTGGCAACTTCCAG GTGGATCATGCCAAGTCTTTGCACTATATCGGGGCAGGAGTTGCCTTTCCAGCGGGGCTCCTCTTCGTCTGTCTCCACTGTGCCCTCTCCTACCACGGTGCTGCTGCTCCCCTGGACTTTGCCATGGCTCATTTCCGCGCTGTGCTCGCCGTTATTGCCTTTGTCGCCCTGGTCCTCA GTGGCATCTTCTTCATCCATGAAAGCTCCCAGCTCCAACATGTGGCTGCCCTGGCCGAGTGGGTCTTTGTCATGGACATCCTCATCTTTTATGGCACCTTCAGCTACGAGTTTGGGGCAGTGTCCACAGACACACTGGTGGCTGCCTTCCAGCCAGCCCCCAGCCGGGCCTGCAAGTCTCCAGGGAGCAGTAGCACTTCTACCCACCTCAACTGTACACCGGAGAGTATTGCCATGATATAG
- the TMEM150A gene encoding transmembrane protein 150A isoform X1: MTAWVILPVSLSAFSITGIWIVYAMALMNHHVCPVENWSYNESCSTDPDIQGGPKSCCTLEDIPLISKCGTYPPESCLFSLIGNMGAFMVALICLLRYGQLLEQSHRSWVNTMALITGCFNAAGLVVVGNFQVDHAKSLHYIGAGVAFPAGLLFVCLHCALSYHGAAAPLDFAMAHFRAVLAVIAFVALVLTTGGIFFIHESSQLQHVAALAEWVFVMDILIFYGTFSYEFGAVSTDTLVAAFQPAPSRACKSPGSSSTSTHLNCTPESIAMI; this comes from the exons ATGACCGCCTGGGTCATCCTTCCTGTCAGCCTCTCAGCTTTCTCCATCACTGGCATATGGATTGT GTATGCCATGGCATTGATGAACCACCATGTGTGTCCTGTGGAGAACTG GTCCTACAATGAGTCCTGCTCCACTGACCCCGACATACAGGGTGGTCCCAAGAGCTGCTGTACACTGGAGGACATTCCCCTCATCAG TAAATGTGGCACATACCCCCCTGAGAGCTGCCTCTTCAGCCTCATAGGCAACATGGGTGCTTTCATGG TGGCACTGATCTGCCTTCTCCGTTATGGCCAGCTGCTGGAGCAGAGTCACCGGTCCTGGGTTAACACCATGGCTCTCATCACCGGCTGTTTCAATGCTGCTGGCCTGGTTGTTGTTGGCAACTTCCAG GTGGATCATGCCAAGTCTTTGCACTATATCGGGGCAGGAGTTGCCTTTCCAGCGGGGCTCCTCTTCGTCTGTCTCCACTGTGCCCTCTCCTACCACGGTGCTGCTGCTCCCCTGGACTTTGCCATGGCTCATTTCCGCGCTGTGCTCGCCGTTATTGCCTTTGTCGCCCTGGTCCTCA CCACAGGTGGCATCTTCTTCATCCATGAAAGCTCCCAGCTCCAACATGTGGCTGCCCTGGCCGAGTGGGTCTTTGTCATGGACATCCTCATCTTTTATGGCACCTTCAGCTACGAGTTTGGGGCAGTGTCCACAGACACACTGGTGGCTGCCTTCCAGCCAGCCCCCAGCCGGGCCTGCAAGTCTCCAGGGAGCAGTAGCACTTCTACCCACCTCAACTGTACACCGGAGAGTATTGCCATGATATAG
- the RNF181 gene encoding E3 ubiquitin-protein ligase RNF181, which produces MSLGFPGSRSSWGAWRPLSPSSDWTLGRRLVSHWPEWNEKGGITSCGITVSGAPSRLGFTVAMASYFEEHDCEPGVPEEQYRQNALLELARTLFNGMDIELASADFTDWDHRLPPPAAKRAVQSLPKAIITGAQADKGLKCPVCLLEFEEKQTALEMPCQHLFHSDCILPWLGKTNSCPLCRCELPTDNEEYEEYKKDKARRQQQQHRLEYLHGAMYT; this is translated from the exons ATGAGCTTGGGGTTTCCGGGGTCTCGCAGTTCCTGGGGGGCGTGGAGGCCTCtttctcccagctctgattgGACGTTAGGACGGAGGTTGGTCTCCCATTGGCCAGAGTGGAACGAGAAGGGCGGGATCACTTCGTGCGGCATCACTGTGTCAGGGGCCCCTAGCCGGCTAGGATTCACGGTTGCCATGGCTTCCTACTTCGAGGAGCACGATTGCGAGCCGGGAGTGCCGGAGGAACAGTACCGGCAGAATGCGCTCCTGGAGCTGGCGCG GACACTTTTCAATGGGATGGACATTGAGCTAGCATCTGCCGACTTCACGGACTGGGACCACCGACTGCCCCCCCCTGCCGCCAAGAGAGCTGTCCAGAGCCTGCCCAAAGCCATCATCACAGGGGCCCAGGCTG ACAAAGGTCTGAAGTGCCCTGTGTGCCTTCTGGAGTTTGAGGAGAAACAGACTGCCCTGGAGATGCCCTGTCAACACCTCTTCCATTCAGACTGCATTCTACCGTGGCTGGGCAAG ACCAACTCCTGCCCACTGTGCAGATGTGAGCTGCCCACAGACAATgaagaatatgaagaatataAGAAAGACAAG GCAAGgcggcagcagcaacagcatcgTCTTGAATACCTCCATGGAGCCATGTACACATGA